In Cydia splendana unplaced genomic scaffold, ilCydSple1.2 scaffold_46_ctg1, whole genome shotgun sequence, one genomic interval encodes:
- the LOC134805635 gene encoding uncharacterized protein LOC134805635, which translates to MADTLKELIRKRGSLKAKLTLFNTYINVAKTCEQLSDLQITELQCRLDKIKSVYPEFDALQMEIEALTEKPDEAYAEREQFESQFFALVSTARLLLTPTVQSSGGRPGPGSTASTSCGAGRQDFVRLPKIDLPHFDGNYQHWLGFRDTYISLIHNNPAINDISKFHYLRASLKSSAALVIQSLEFSSDNYHKAWQLVSERYDNPRLLINNHIQALFNLEPMQHESSSLLRNMVDVTNKNLRALGTLGEPTDHWDTLVIYIMSKKLDLVTKREWEEHRNLLTGSPTLQQYITFLNSRADLLESLGNNNVNNSGYKTSKHKLHSHIEPQKTHNYLTATKNNAYRKPIVCPYCKQDHFLFNCESFRKLDVDNRIKNVNIYSVCKNCLRPGHLEKQCILSHCKYCKLKHNTLLHKHVDKASSSSDVPVPDVYFSGNIQTKVFSPTKTSGLLSTALVHVSDANGVLREARLLLDNGSATNFVTQDLCRQLGLATRSVGATITGINEQLSHCPESCDITIHSLHSNYTTTVNCYVANVINTSMPSCRICDESKSFVQSIAFILL; encoded by the coding sequence ATGGCTGACACGTTAAAGGAGTTAATTAGGAAACGTGGCAGTTTGAAAGCTAAATTAACTTTGTTTAACACATATATTAATGTGGCTAAAACGTGTGAACAATTAAGTGATTTACAAATAACGGAGTTGCAGTGTCgtttagataaaataaaatcggTATACCCAGAGTTTGACGCTTTACAGATGGAGATTGAAGCGTTAACTGAGAAACCCGACGAAGCATATGCGGAGCGGGAGCAGTTTGAAAGCCAGTTCTTTGCGTTGGTTTCGACTGCTCGACTTCTTTTGACTCCTACGGTGCAGTCGAGCGGCGgtcggcccgggcccgggtcCACGGCTTCCACGTCGTGCGGCGCCGGCCGGCAGGACTTCGTTCGTCTGCCCAAGATTGATCTGCCTCACTTCGATGGGAACTATCAGCATTGGCTCGGCTTTAGAGATACGTATATTTCACTTATTCATAACAATCCCGCTATTAATGACATAAGCAAATTTCACTATCTTCGTGCATCTTTAAAAAGCAGTGCCGCCCTTGTGATTCAAAGTCTTGAATTTAGCAGTGATAACTATCATAAAGCGTGGCAGTTAGTTTCTGAGCGGTATGATAACCCGCGCCTTTTAATTAACAATCACATCCAGGCCCTGTTTAACCTTGAACCGATGCAACACGAATCGAGCTCTTTATTACGTAACATGGTGGACGTAACTAACAAAAATTTGCGTGCGCTTGGCACCTTAGGGGAGCCCACCGACCATTGGGACACCTTAGTTATCTACATAATGTCTAAGAAGTTAGATCTAGTAACTAAGCGTGAGTGGGAAGAGCACAGGAACCTTTTAACAGGCTCGCCGACGTTGCAGcaatatattacatttttaaatagcAGGGCCGACTTACTCGAATCTCTTGGTAATAATAACGTCAATAATAGCGGTTACAAGACATCGAAACATAAATTGCATTCACATATCGAGCCACAAAAAACACATAATTATCTTACAGCTACTAAAAACAATGCTTATCGCAAACCTATTGTTTGCCCTTATTGTAAGCAAGATCATTTCTTATTTAACTGTGAATCCTTTCGTAAATTGGACGTCGATAATAGGATAAAAAATGTGAACATTTACTCAGTATGTAAGAACTGTCTTCGGCCGGGACACTTAGAAAAACAATGTATATTATCTCATTGCAAATACTGCAAACTTAAACATAACACTCTTTTGCATAAACATGTTGACAAAGCGTCTTCTAGCAGTGACGTCCCGGTGCCAGATGTTTATTTTAGCGGCAACATTCAAACTAAAGTGTTTAGCCCTACTAAGACTTCCGGACTACTGTCCACAGCGTTGGTGCACGTGAGTGACGCGAATGGAGTGCTACGTGAGGCGCGTCTACTCCTGGACAACGGGTCTGCTACCAACTTCGTGACGCAGGATCTGTGCAGGCAGCTTGGGTTAGCGACACGCAGCGTGGGAGCTACGATCACAGGTATCAATGAGCAGCTTTCACATTGTCCGGAGTCTTGTGATATTACAATTCATTCCCTCCATAGTAACTATACGACGACCGTAAACTGTTACGTTGCCAACGTAATAAACACATCTATGCCGTCTTGTCGCATatgtgatgaatcaaagtccttcgtacaatcaattgcctttattttactctaa